A genome region from Arachis duranensis cultivar V14167 chromosome 8, aradu.V14167.gnm2.J7QH, whole genome shotgun sequence includes the following:
- the LOC107460057 gene encoding cysteine proteinase 15A — protein sequence MARHSRWTLLLLLLSAAVASAVIDDDDNILIRQVVEDGDEHLLNAEHHFSAFKTKFSKTYATKEEHDYRFGVFKSNLLRAKSHQELDPSAIHGVTKFSDLTPSEFRSQFLGLKPLSLPSDAHNAPILPTDNLPKDFNWRDHGAVTNVKNQGTCGSCWSFSTTGALEGAHFLATGELVSLSEQQLVDCDHECDPDLNDACDSGCNGGLMTTAFGYTKKAGGLVREEDYPYTGRDRGPCKFDKSKIAASVSNFSVVSLDEDQIAANLVKNGPLSVGINAVYMQTYIGGVSCPLICGKHLDHGVLLVGYGAGGYAPIRFKEKPYWIIKNSWGENWGENGYYKICRGHNMCGVDSMVSTVTAIRTSSH from the exons ATGGCTCGCCACTCACGCTGGACTCTCCTCCTGCTTCTCCTCTCTGCTGCCGTCGCGTCGGCGGTGATTGACGACGACGACAACATTCTGATCCGTCAAGTGGTGGAGGATGGCGATGAGCACTTGCTGAACGCGGAGCACCACTTCTCCGCCTTCAAGACCAAGTTCAGCAAGACGTACGCCACAAAAGAGGAGCACGACTATCGGTTTGGCGTGTTCAAGAGCAACTTGCTCCGAGCAAAGTCGCATCAGGAGCTGGACCCCTCCGCCATACACGGCGTCACAAAGTTCTCCGATCTCACTCCGTCAGAGTTCCGCAGCCAGTTCCTTGGCCTTAAACCTCTTAGCCTTCCCTCTGATGCTCACAACGCACCAATCCTCCCTACCGACAATCTCCCTAAAGACTTCAACTGGCGCGACCATGGAGCCGTCACTAACGTCAAGAACCAG GGCACGTGTGGGTCGTGTTGGTCCTTTAGCACCACAGGAGCGTTGGAAGGAGCTCATTTTCTGGCAACGGGTGAGCTAGTGAGCCTTAGTGAGCAACAGCTTGTGGATTGCGATCACGAG TGTGATCCAGACCTAAATGATGCATGTGACTCGGGCTGCAATGGGGGGTTGATGACCACTGCATTTGGGTACACAAAGAAGGCTGGTGGACTAGTACGAGAAGAGGACTATCCTTACACTGGAAGAGATCGTGGCCCTTGCAAATTTGACAAGAGCAAAATTGCTGCTTCTGTGTCCAATTTCAGTGTGGTTTCCCTAGATGAAGACCAAATTGCAGCAAACCTGGTGAAGAATGGTCCTCTTTCAG TTGGTATCAATGCAGTTTATATGCAGACATATATAGGAGGAGTCTCATGCCCATTAATCTGTGGCAAGCACTTGGATCATGGGGTTCTTCTAGTGGGCTATGGTGCTGGTGGTTATGCTCCCATTCGCTTTAAGGAAAAGCCTTATTGGATTATAAAGAACTCATGGGGTGAAAACTGGGGAGAGAATGGATATTACAAGATCTGCAGAGGTCACAATATGTGTGGGGTGGATTCCATGGTCTCAACTGTTACTGCTATTCGCACATCTAGCCATTAA